The following proteins are encoded in a genomic region of Rissa tridactyla isolate bRisTri1 chromosome 5, bRisTri1.patW.cur.20221130, whole genome shotgun sequence:
- the CCNG2 gene encoding cyclin-G2 — protein MSSEALWLFKQLNLHLEQEGRFQPREKGLSLIECAAENENTLCPRQRNAKVEDLWSLTNFFGFATETFVLAVNILDRFLALMKVKPKHLSCIGVCCFQLAARVVEEECNIPSAHEIIRISQCKCTVSDLKRMEKIISEKLHFEFKATTALTFLHLYHTIVLCHTSERKEVLNLDKLEAQLKACNCRLVFSKAKPSVLALCLLTLEVQTLKSVELFEILLRVQKHSKISDSDLLYWRELVSKCLADYSSPECCKPDHKKLVWIVSRRTAQNLQNSYYSVPELPTIPEGGCFNESESEDSCEDMSSGEESLSSSPPSDLEGTFFFELKPKTKWQTLSCRS, from the exons ATGAGCAGCGAGGCGCTGTGGCTTTTCAAGCAGCTGAATCTCCACCTGGAGCAGGAGGGGCGGTTTCAGCCCCGGGAGAAGGGGCTCAGCCTCATCGAGTGCGCCGCCGAG AATGAAAATACTCTGTGTCCGAGGCAAAGGAATGCCAAGGTGGAAGATCTCTGGAGTCTGACCAACTTTTTCGGTTTTGCAACTGAAACGTTTGTTTTGGCTGTTAACATTCTGGACAGATTCTTGGCGCTTATGAAG GTGAAACCGAAGCATTTATCTTGCATTGGAGTTTGTTGTTTCCAACTGGCTGCCCGAGTAGTCGAAGAAGAATGCAATATTCCATCTGCTCACGAGATCATCCGGATCAGCCAATGTAAATGCACTGTGTCCGACCTGAAACGGATGGAAAAGATAATTTCAGAAAAGTTGCACTTTGAATTTAAAGCTACTACTGCCTTAACCTTCTTGCACTTGTACCATACTATTGTACTCTGTCATACCTCAGAAAG GAAAGAAGTATTGAATCTTGACAAATTGGAAGCACAGCTAAAAGCTTGCAACTGTCGTCTAGTCTTTTCTAAAGCAAAA CCCTCTGTCTTGGCCTTGTGCCTTCTCACTCTAGAAGTTCAGACTTTGAAATCAGTTGAGTTGTTTGAGATCCTTCTTCGTGTTCAGAAGCATTCTAAG atAAGTGATAGTGACTTACTTTACTGGAGGGAACTGGTTTCGAAATGCCTAGCAGATTATTCTTCTCCAGAATGTTGCAAGCCTGATCATAAAAAGCTAGTTTGGATTGTTTCGAGACGTACAGCTCAGAATCTGCAAAACAGTTACTACAGTGTTCCTGAGTTGCCGACAATACCAGAGGGTGGATGTTTCAATGAAAGTGAGAG TGAAGATTCCTGTGAAGATATGAGCAGCGGAGAAGAAAGCCTTAGCAGTTCTCCTCCAAGTGATCTGGAAGGCACCTTCTTCTTTGAACTCAAACCTAAAACCAAGTGGCAAACTCTTAGCTGTCGGTCTTAA